One Puntigrus tetrazona isolate hp1 chromosome 25, ASM1883169v1, whole genome shotgun sequence genomic window, TGATATCCCGTTGTCTGAGGGCTCTTTATTGAGTTCAGCTCCTCGTGTTTCAATGTACTGACCCCACAACTATAACGCACACCTGCAGCACTGGAACgagaatgatgatgatgaagatgctGACGTATGCGTTTCAGGGTATGTACGGCATCGGCGACGAGGTGTACCTGAGCCTGCCGTGTGTGTTGAACAGCGCTGGAGTGGGCAGCGTGGTCAACATGAGCCTGACGGGAGACGAGGTCTCGCAGCTGAAGAAGAGCGCAGACATGCTGTGGCACATCCAGAAAGACCTGAAGGACCTGTAGCGCTGGCTCGCCACCAACGGCTACTATTCAAAGCTTCGAACGTTTGATTGCTGCTATGACAAGAAATCAATCTTGCCTaagatttctcttttaataTCCTAGTTGTAAGTTCTTGAAAAcgtcttttaaatgatttaggGGATTGAATTCGTGCATATAAACGAgtagtttgcccaaaaatgcagtttgctgaaaatgtactccaAGGTTTGTTTCTTCGGCAGATTTGGAGAATTGCTCACCAATCGATCCTCtgaagcgaatgggtgccgtcagaatgagattacaaacagctgataaaacattgaaataatcgctagattattataatgatattaattagtcttaatgatggatttgtttcttgcacAAGACGTTAACTTCATGGACTGGAGTGATTTggattattataatgtttttattagttgttgGGACTCtctttccgacggcacccattcacttccattggtgAGCGAATGATGGAAtactacatttctccaaatctgataaagaaacaaactcatccacgtcttggatggcctgagggtgagtaaatattctgcaaattatttttgggcgaacagtttttttttcgaAACAATCAGGAATTATAGAAACCCATGATTGTCAGTTTAGCACTTTGTGAGACGCATCTCGGTGTCTGTTCTACATTACTACAAATCAAAGGTTTGGACGCACTTGACAGAATTGAGCATTTGATCTTAAAAACCgatttgaaaaacagaaaatgttccaacatttaacaatttaactTGAAAAACGAACATTTTTGGAATCAAAATGGAAATTTGGAGAGGAAAAGCATCATCGAGCATTTATATCACACGCTCAGTTGTTTCATAGCATCCCATGATGCACCTCATGAAAGTCCAGAATGATCATAGCTAGAATCTACAAAAATCAACTTTTAATTTGCATCATGTTTTGATcagcaaatcaaaaaaaaaagtgtcatgaATGTGTCCAAACATTTGATCGTCACCATTACACTTCTGACTGTTGGTTACAGGAACTAGTCAATGTACTCACTAAACGTCGAATGAAAGTGCAAAATGTAAACCACATGCTAGCAATATATACAATCTTTACGTAATATCTGCACTGAGCATCGATGCAAGGCTTTAAATGTGACGTCTACCACGGTTTAACGCCGGATAAGTAGACCTGTCAAGGATATAATCCATTTATTAAACAGGATCTTTGCtggtaaaaatgtacattagTCTCACATTTGAAGTATTTACAAATACTTAAATCAGTCATGTATAATAACAGCATGTCATTTTCCTCGTGAGCGCGAAGAGATGAACAGTCTCCGCTCCGCTAGGGGGCGCTCTTGCGGGAAAAAGTCCAAATTAGATTTTGACGAATAAAAAGGAGCAAAACAGAACGGTTGGCACATACAAgcgcaataataataaaaacagtaacgaCTTCATTCAGAACCCAGTGAATCGTTTCGGTTACGGTACTCGTGTCATCCGCCCACCTTGTGGTCATTCGGGGGGTCAGCGGTCCCTGTCGCCCCCCGGAGGAGACGCGTGGTGCAGCAACAAGCGGCCCACTTGGTTTGGTAATCagttccagaaaaaaaaaaaacttcacaggTAAAGTATCAAAAATCTCATCTGTCGTTCGGAAATATCGACGCCGAGCCAAAAGCACTATTATGACGAATATAAATATGAGCCActctaaaaagaaaatgctaaacAGTTGATCGTTATACCATGGTGTTGCTCTCGCCCACTTTATCCACCAACTAAAAGAGAAACGAGAACATCGCTGTAGTCATGTGACAGGATTTTAGCGTCCTTTATGCAAGAACAAGACGGCAGAGAACTGCTTGACTTACCCCGCTAATACCAGGAAGGTTTAGTAAAGATCCAAGAATAGGCACCCGCCTAATGAAGCCAACCGCTACTGGGAAAAAGCCCCTGAAAACAGATGGAAGAGATTTAGTGACATTAAAGCTGTGCTAAGTAACTTTTGGTCTTTTAGCGGCTGAAGCAAGCAGTTACAAGTTACTTGCGATGGCCGCATCCGTTTGTTAAAAATAAGGTGGATGGCCGCACGAGTGCAAACCCCACAGATGACATTAAACCTCGATCGACAGCGAACGATGGCTGTTTGACAAATCTCTGATACGAGCAGGCAGGCAGCTTGGGTGCCGTTGttgttttgacttttaaaaaaaaccccacttttGACAATTACAGTAACGTACTGTATAGTCAATCATTGCTATTCATGTTAAAtaacagtgtaaaatataacaGGCTCATGTGTCACTATACGGTTTCAATCTACTTGTGGATAAACGTGCAAAGGAGATTCATTCGATTCAATGCAGTTTCCCGGGAAATCTGAATTAGTCATATTTATTATAGTCACACTGTTATGTAACAAGGTTCCTacacaaaatgtaaagaattcAATACTGTTCCAGACTcgatttatattaatatttaacaaaaggTTCATACAGTTTTATATTTGATACATAATACAGTCATCTGTAAATatttctggggtttttttttatatatattttctcaaaGTGACGACATACAGAGtccctaaaataataaaaatatatatatattgtgtatatttttacacgGATACAACATATATTTTCTATGATCtatttcttttgtggaacactGCCGTATAAAGCCAGAGCGTGTGGATTAATAGTGATCTATTTGAATTTGGACCGTCCTTATTTGGTTGTGCCTCTAATATCTAATCTCCAATTTAGCGCATCCTTTCAAATTTGACTCATGAAAAGTGCGCTGTCCTATGTGCCGAGTGTATTTGTTTCTCGTGCACAAACAAAAGTGTGTAGAATATCGTTTTCATTGAAAAGGTGCACCTTGAATTAATTCATGCATGTCTGACAATCACTAAATAGCTGccattaaaacatgtttcttgTGCGATAAACTCATTTccattcaaattttaattttctaatattaaaatctaaatcggGGCACAAGTTCACGCcctgctttcttttttccataCTTTACAACTAATTAAATCTACTGCCATACTTTTCCAACCCGAGTAGAAACCCTGTATTTAGGGAAAGGCAAACACACAACTTCAGAAGGTGGCCTGTTACTaaagtttattcattttgaggggaaaaaaatgccatgaagaaaaaaaaaagtgcaaaatgacCCTAAACAACCTGCCAGGGTGACAAAAAACAACTCACCGGAAAAGCAGGAAAAATCCATAGACTTCCAGGACGACGCCTACGATCGGCCATCCGATGAGCACCACAAAAACACCTCCCAAAAAGAAACCGGTGGCTTTCATTTTATGCCGCTGGAAGAAGAACCTGAACGTCCGCTCCAGTCCGATGACAAACGAGAGACCTGCGACGAACAGGATCTGCCAACGTAGAGAGACATTGGGGTTCAGTTCAAGCagcattttaatgtttgatttagCGCTGCATCCAGACAGCTTTGTCAAAGCGCACGCTTACATTTCCTATGGCCAAGAGCGCTTTATCAAAGAACAGAATCATTCcgaagaagaggaaaaacactCCGAAGCCTGTCAGCCCCATCCCGATCTctgtgaaaaaacacacacacaccaacagcCTTATTAGTGTGGCGTGACATCAGTAGTGTCCTACATCAGATTAAGTACTTCagtgtaaatacaaatattgtaatCATGTACAAATTTGGAACTTATTAGGCTTTTCTTCCATCTAATGACTTGAAAGGTTAAACAGCGATGAAGTAAAATGAAagatgaaataatattaataacaggtACCATATGATTACCATATACCAGGGCATTTGCATAGTACT contains:
- the golt1bb gene encoding golgi transport 1Bb, whose protein sequence is MISLTDSQKIGMGLTGFGVFFLFFGMILFFDKALLAIGNILFVAGLSFVIGLERTFRFFFQRHKMKATGFFLGGVFVVLIGWPIVGVVLEVYGFFLLFRGFFPVAVGFIRRVPILGSLLNLPGISGLVDKVGESNTMV